In Paenibacillus sp. 1781tsa1, one DNA window encodes the following:
- a CDS encoding Nif3-like dinuclear metal center hexameric protein has product MFAKGQTVIQLMEQLAPKHLAVPDDRIGLQLGSLQKEISHVLVALDVTDEVVDEAIRIGANLIIAHHAIIFRPVKSLNTDTPMGKLYEKLIKHDIAVYISHTNLDVAEGGMNDWMAEALGIDSKESLEDVHTDHLYKLAVFVPRTHHEQVLQAVLEAGAGSIGQYNKCSFNTEGTGTFVPGEGTQPFIGTQGQMERVEEMRIETIVPQSLRSKVVQAMLKAHPYEEVAYDLYAMDLKGRTLGLGRLGPLREPKTLGELVEVVKTQFNVPYVRVVGDLNKQIKKAAVLGGSGSRYALTARFKGADVIVTGDIDYHTAHDALMAGMCIIDPGHNSEKIMKPKTADWLRSRLEDKRYDTQVTASEVNTEVFKFI; this is encoded by the coding sequence ATGTTTGCCAAAGGTCAAACTGTAATTCAACTGATGGAGCAACTCGCTCCCAAACATCTGGCTGTACCGGATGACCGAATTGGTCTCCAGCTCGGCAGTTTGCAAAAAGAAATCAGTCACGTGTTAGTTGCTTTGGATGTGACGGATGAAGTGGTGGACGAAGCGATTCGTATTGGTGCCAACCTGATTATCGCTCATCACGCTATCATTTTCCGTCCGGTTAAGTCACTGAATACAGATACACCTATGGGTAAATTGTATGAAAAGCTGATTAAGCATGATATTGCTGTCTATATCAGTCATACGAATCTGGACGTGGCCGAGGGTGGTATGAATGACTGGATGGCCGAGGCACTTGGCATCGACAGTAAGGAATCGCTGGAAGATGTACACACAGATCATCTGTACAAGCTGGCTGTATTTGTACCACGTACGCATCATGAACAGGTGCTTCAAGCGGTACTCGAAGCCGGAGCGGGGAGTATCGGTCAATACAACAAGTGCAGCTTTAACACGGAAGGTACAGGAACGTTTGTACCCGGTGAGGGCACTCAACCTTTTATCGGTACCCAGGGGCAGATGGAACGTGTGGAAGAAATGCGGATTGAGACCATCGTACCGCAAAGTCTGAGAAGTAAGGTCGTTCAGGCGATGCTTAAGGCCCATCCGTATGAGGAAGTGGCCTACGATCTCTATGCCATGGATTTAAAGGGCCGTACGCTCGGTTTGGGACGCTTGGGACCCCTTAGGGAGCCTAAGACATTAGGTGAGCTGGTGGAGGTCGTGAAGACCCAATTCAATGTGCCTTATGTGCGTGTTGTAGGAGATCTGAACAAGCAGATCAAAAAAGCAGCGGTTCTTGGCGGCTCTGGCAGCCGTTACGCGCTCACTGCCCGCTTCAAAGGTGCGGATGTGATTGTGACTGGAGATATTGATTATCACACGGCTCATGATGCGTTAATGGCAGGTATGTGTATCATCGACCCTGGACATAATTCCGAGAAGATTATGAAACCAAAAACAGCGGATTGGCTTCGTTCCCGTTTGGAAGATAAACGATATGATACGCAAGTTACGGCTTCTGAGGTAAATACGGAAGTATTCAAGTTTATCTAA